A segment of the Caldalkalibacillus thermarum genome:
GGCTTGATCTTAGGCTCCGGTTTGGGAGATCTGGCTGAAGAAATCGAAGAAGCAGTACATATTGATTATGGCGATATCCCTTACTTTCCTGTTTCTACGGTAGCTGGCCACGCTGGAAGGCTGGTGATTGGCCGTTTGCAGGGGAGAACCGTGGTGGCTATGCAGGGGCGCTTTCACTATTATGAAGGATATAGCATGCAGGAAGTGGTTTTTCCTGTCTATGTTATGAAGCAGCTTGGCGTTCAGCTCCTGGTCGTGACCAACGCTTGCGGGGGGATGAACCGCGCCTATCAACCCGGCGATTTGATGATTATTACCGATCACATTAATTTTACAGGGAACAACCCCCTGATAGGCCCTAACGAGGAAGAACTGGGTCCCCGCTTTCCGGATATGTCCCGCGCTTACACCCCTGAACTGGTACAATTTGTGGAAGAGACGGCCCAAAAGTTGGGCATCAAAGTACAAAAGGGTGTTTATGTTGGCATTAGCGGCCCTAACTATATGACCCCAGCTGAATTAACCATGCTGGCCAACTTAGGTGGCGATGCGGTGGGGATGTCTACCGTGCCGGAAGTGATCGCCGCCAGTCATACCGGATTAAAGGTCATAGGTATTTCCTGTGTAACCGATATGGCCATCGGCAGTGAACTGGAACCGCTCACCCATGAGCAGGTGGTGGAAGTGGCTAACAGAACCAAACCCAAATTTATCTCTTTGGTTAAAGAGATTGTAGGCACGGTGAAGCTGTCATGAGAATGGTGGATCTTATTCAAAAAAAGAGGGATGGCTTTGCTTTAAGTAAGGAAGAAATTCATTTTATTATTGAAGGCTATACCCAGGGCACCATTCCAGATTACCAGATGGCTGCTCTGGCGATGGCTATTTATTTTCGAGGGATGGACAGCCAAGAAACGTCCCATTTAACCATGGCGATGGTCCAGTCAGGTGAAACCATTGATTTATCTCCGATTAAGGGGATTAAAGTAGATAAGCATTCCACCGGCGGGGTCGGAGATAAAACCAGCCTGATTGTAGCTCCCCTCGTCGCTACAGTGGGGGTACCGGTGGCTAAAATGTCTGGCCGGGGGCTGGGTCATACGGGAGGAACCATAGATAAACTGGAATCCATTGAAGGGTTTCAAACAGAACTGACCCCCGAACAATTTTTCCGCAATGTGAATGAGATTAAATTAGCTTTGGTAGGACAAAGCGGCAACCTGGCTCCTGCTGATAAAAAGTTATACGCGCTCAGGGATGTGACCGCTACGGTTAATTCCATTCCCCTGATTGCCAGCTCCATTATGAGTAAAAAACTGGCTTCCGGTGCCGATGCGATCGTATTGGATGTCAAAACGGGATCGGGTGCCTTTATGAAAAAGTTGGAGGATGCGAAAGCATTGGCCGAAGCGATGGTCTCAATCGGCAAAGAGCTGAACCGGCAAACGATTGCTGTCATTTCAGACATGAATCAACCCCTTGGCTATGAGGTGGGTAATGCCAATGAGGTGCGGGAGGCAATAGAGGTTTTAAAAGGGGAAGGGGAAGCAGGGTTAACCAAGCTGTGCCTGACCATCGCCGCTTATATGACCGTAGCCGGTCAAATCTACCCAGACTTTGACAGTGCCTATGAAGAATTGGACAAGGTACTGAGGTCTGGCCAGGCCTTGGAGACCTTCAAGCGCTTTGTTCAGGCCCAAGGGGGCAATACAGAGCAAATTGACGACCCAGAGAAGTTACCCCAAGCCAGCTTTCATGTGGAATTAAAAGCTGAAGAGGATGGGTATGTGACCCAAATTGATGCGGAAGCTGTCGGAGTTGCCGCTATGTTGCTGGGTGCAGGACGCGCAACCAAAGAGGACACGATTGATCATGCAGTGGGGATCACCCTGCGCAAGAAAGTAGGAGATCCTGTTCAAAAGGGAGAAGTGCTGGCAGTTTTACACAGTAACTCTGAACAACCCGCAGCAAGTATCAACCGCTTAAAGCAAGCGATTGTCATTGGCAAGGAAAAAGTAAATAAACTGCCGCTCATCTATGACGTCCTACAATAAAACAAATCTGATGAGTATGGTAAGCCAGTCAGGTTCAGGAAAAAATAGTTTCCGGATTGGTTACCGTGCAGAAAAGCCAGGCACAGCGCCTGGCAATTTTATTGCCTGGAACTTTTGAGAACTGTCGAGGTTTACACAAAACATGTTGATTGATTTATTTTTTTCAGGAAAGGAATATCTTGCTAAATTTTTGGCGACACTGGGGGTAAAAGCCCTTGGTTAACGGTTTTTTCCTCACACTATTTAAACGATGAAAGGAGGAAATGCGGGAGACAGGTTGGCTAAGGCCAACGTTTGTTCTTCTCCCAGTTAGGCGATGTCCTTCTAATGCCTAGAGCGGGAGTCTCCTGTGTGAAGGATGAGAGGAAAGATTTCTCCCACACTGCTTTGCCTATTGCTTATACTTAGTTTGATTTTGAGTGGTGGCTTTCCAGCCTCTGCTGAGGAAAATGATGTAGACTTGGCTCCTGAGGCCAAATCAGCCATTTTAATGGACATGGATACAGGAACCGTCATTTATGAAAAAAATGCCGACTTGCGCTTGCCTCCGGCCAGCATCACTAAAATTATGACCATGCTGCTTGTGATGGAAGCGATTGAAAGAGGGGAGTTGAACTGGTCGGATAAAGTAAGAACCAGTGAGCGGGCGGCATCTATGGGCGGTTCTCAAATTTTCCTGGAAGCTGGCGAAGAGATGACTGTTGAGGATTTGATGAAGGGAATCGCTATTTCCTCAGGCAATGACGCCACAGTGGCTATTGCCGAGCATATTGCCGGAACAGAAGAAAATTTTGTCCGCATGATGAATGAAAAAGCTAAACAATTGGGAATGGAAAATACCCATTTTGTTAACACCAATGGTCTTCCTGCGGACAATCATTACACCTCGGCCAGGGATATTGCCATCATGTCCAGGGCTTTATTGAAATACGAGGATATTACCCGTTTTACCGGCCTTTATGAAGACTACCTGCGCCAAGATACTGACCGTCCTTTCTGGCTGGTCAACACGAACAGGCTGGTCAAGTTCTATAACGGCATGGATGGGCTGAAAACAGGTTATACCAGTGAAGCCAAGTATTGTCTGGCTGCCACCGCCAAGCGGGGCGATATGCGCATGATTTCCGTTGTAATGGGGACACCAACCCCCAAAATAAGAAACAAAAACGTGGTCCAAATGCTGGATTATGCCTTTAACCATTATCAGACCCACCCCATTTATAAAAAAG
Coding sequences within it:
- a CDS encoding D-alanyl-D-alanine carboxypeptidase family protein; protein product: MRGKISPTLLCLLLILSLILSGGFPASAEENDVDLAPEAKSAILMDMDTGTVIYEKNADLRLPPASITKIMTMLLVMEAIERGELNWSDKVRTSERAASMGGSQIFLEAGEEMTVEDLMKGIAISSGNDATVAIAEHIAGTEENFVRMMNEKAKQLGMENTHFVNTNGLPADNHYTSARDIAIMSRALLKYEDITRFTGLYEDYLRQDTDRPFWLVNTNRLVKFYNGMDGLKTGYTSEAKYCLAATAKRGDMRMISVVMGTPTPKIRNKNVVQMLDYAFNHYQTHPIYKKGDILGEVTVDKGAQTSMKLVAPTQISVLTKKGEATDQYKTSILKPDFVPSPVKIGEVLGQVVIEKEGKIETEVDIVATAEMPRATFWQLLKRTSASLFSVTP
- a CDS encoding purine-nucleoside phosphorylase, encoding MGRLTKIKEAAQYIKGKGAQKPEIGLILGSGLGDLAEEIEEAVHIDYGDIPYFPVSTVAGHAGRLVIGRLQGRTVVAMQGRFHYYEGYSMQEVVFPVYVMKQLGVQLLVVTNACGGMNRAYQPGDLMIITDHINFTGNNPLIGPNEEELGPRFPDMSRAYTPELVQFVEETAQKLGIKVQKGVYVGISGPNYMTPAELTMLANLGGDAVGMSTVPEVIAASHTGLKVIGISCVTDMAIGSELEPLTHEQVVEVANRTKPKFISLVKEIVGTVKLS
- a CDS encoding pyrimidine-nucleoside phosphorylase, producing the protein MRMVDLIQKKRDGFALSKEEIHFIIEGYTQGTIPDYQMAALAMAIYFRGMDSQETSHLTMAMVQSGETIDLSPIKGIKVDKHSTGGVGDKTSLIVAPLVATVGVPVAKMSGRGLGHTGGTIDKLESIEGFQTELTPEQFFRNVNEIKLALVGQSGNLAPADKKLYALRDVTATVNSIPLIASSIMSKKLASGADAIVLDVKTGSGAFMKKLEDAKALAEAMVSIGKELNRQTIAVISDMNQPLGYEVGNANEVREAIEVLKGEGEAGLTKLCLTIAAYMTVAGQIYPDFDSAYEELDKVLRSGQALETFKRFVQAQGGNTEQIDDPEKLPQASFHVELKAEEDGYVTQIDAEAVGVAAMLLGAGRATKEDTIDHAVGITLRKKVGDPVQKGEVLAVLHSNSEQPAASINRLKQAIVIGKEKVNKLPLIYDVLQ